Proteins co-encoded in one Flavobacterium fluviale genomic window:
- a CDS encoding OmpP1/FadL family transporter, which yields MKKLFFLFITGLTVSASYSQDVSDALRYSQDNITGTARFRAMSGAFGAVGGDLSSLSVNPAGSAVFNTNQVGISFSNQNIKNNSNYFGTETSDKENSFTLNQAGGVFVFKNNNPNAGWNKITIGATYENTNNFNNSTFSAGTNPTNSIDGYFLAFANGIPLGNISNADYRDLEYREQQAFFGLEGYVIDPLTNNPENSQYISNVPEGGNYFQENEIYTRGYNSKVGFNIATSYKDRLYFGANLNVHVTDYRRSSSFYEYNKNPLQTYETISNVRFNNELYTYGNGFSFQLGAIGKVTDSFRLGVAYESNTWYELYDELSQSLYSTTETSAGEIFNNSVNPNIVNVYESYTLQTPDKWTFSAAYVFGKSGLLSVDYAVKNYGNAKFKPTNDVGFRDLNTDISNTLTSTGELRIGGEYKINQLSLRAGYRFEGSPYKNGSTIGDLNSYSGGLGYNFGGTKLDLAYSYLERKSNQGFFATGFTDGANINSKLNNVTLTLLFEL from the coding sequence ATGAAAAAACTATTTTTCCTATTTATAACAGGACTAACTGTCAGCGCGTCATACTCTCAAGATGTTTCAGATGCTTTGCGTTATTCTCAAGACAATATAACTGGTACTGCAAGATTTAGAGCCATGAGTGGAGCTTTTGGAGCAGTTGGAGGCGATTTATCTTCTTTAAGCGTTAACCCAGCGGGATCTGCAGTTTTCAATACCAACCAAGTTGGAATTTCTTTCAGCAATCAGAATATTAAAAACAACTCGAATTATTTTGGTACTGAAACGTCCGATAAAGAAAATTCTTTCACTTTAAACCAAGCGGGAGGTGTTTTTGTATTCAAAAATAATAACCCAAACGCTGGATGGAATAAAATAACAATTGGAGCAACATACGAGAACACAAATAATTTCAACAATAGTACTTTCTCTGCTGGAACCAACCCTACTAATTCTATTGACGGTTATTTCTTGGCTTTTGCAAATGGAATCCCATTGGGAAACATTTCAAATGCAGATTATAGAGATTTAGAATACAGAGAACAACAGGCTTTTTTTGGACTTGAAGGATACGTCATTGATCCTTTAACAAATAACCCAGAAAACAGCCAATACATTAGTAATGTTCCTGAAGGAGGAAATTACTTCCAAGAAAACGAAATCTATACTAGAGGATATAATAGTAAGGTAGGTTTTAATATTGCAACCTCATATAAAGACAGATTATATTTCGGAGCAAACCTAAATGTTCACGTCACAGACTACAGAAGATCATCAAGTTTTTATGAGTACAACAAAAACCCTTTACAGACGTACGAAACAATTTCGAATGTACGTTTTAACAACGAACTATACACGTACGGAAACGGTTTCTCTTTCCAACTTGGAGCAATTGGTAAAGTTACTGATTCTTTTAGACTTGGAGTAGCATACGAATCAAATACATGGTATGAGCTTTATGATGAACTATCACAAAGTCTATATTCTACGACAGAAACTAGCGCCGGTGAGATTTTTAACAATTCTGTAAATCCAAACATAGTAAACGTCTACGAATCTTACACTTTACAAACTCCAGACAAATGGACTTTTAGTGCTGCTTATGTTTTTGGGAAATCAGGTTTATTAAGTGTTGATTATGCCGTAAAAAACTATGGAAATGCAAAATTCAAACCTACAAATGATGTTGGTTTTAGAGATTTAAACACTGACATCAGCAATACTTTGACAAGCACTGGAGAACTTCGTATTGGTGGTGAATATAAAATTAATCAGTTAAGCCTGCGAGCTGGATATCGTTTTGAAGGAAGTCCATATAAAAACGGAAGTACAATTGGAGATTTAAACAGTTACTCTGGTGGTTTAGGATATAATTTCGGCGGCACTAAATTAGATTTAGCTTACTCTTATTTAGAGAGAAAATCGAACCAAGGATTTTTTGCTACAGGTTTTACAGACGGAGCGAACATTAACTCCAAACTGAACAATGTAACACTTACTTTATTATTTGAATTGTAA